In one window of Primulina tabacum isolate GXHZ01 chromosome 8, ASM2559414v2, whole genome shotgun sequence DNA:
- the LOC142553788 gene encoding uncharacterized protein LOC142553788 — translation MPFPLKIQPIDLNAPRGKQIPANFEPLKPVAKSRFKRLFERQFSGVLKISAQDKPPGADEPPNYCNKDASEVLELSSVCLAKMVQNFIEENNEKPKCGRNLCSCFNGNSSDGCDDEHDSFKPSSPVDACETLKSLVPSLCVSERNLLADTARIIEKNKVCKRKDGFCRKILADNLVALGYDASICKSKWPKTPSFPAGEYEYVDVIIESERFLIDIDFRSEFEIARSTKAYKLVLQVLPNIFAGKADRLEKIIDTVSESAKQSLHKKGMPFPPWRKADYVKSKWLSPYTRHNSKNDADKKEGLVEQKSSSSDKIELIGSGGDEKKSATPTVLPWEPPEIKPKILHKGGKIVAGLASIIEDKS, via the exons atgcctttccccttgaaaatTCAGCCCATCGATTTGAACGCGCCGCGGGGGAAACAGATTCCTGCAAATTTCGAGCCGTTGAAGCCAGTGGCGAAGTCCCGGTTCAAACGTCTTTTCGAGAGGCAATTCTCGGGTGTCCTGAAAATATCTGCGCAAGATAAGCCTCCCGGCGCTGATGAACCGCCGAATTATTGCAACAAGGATGCGTCGGAGGTGCTTGAGCTGAGCTCAGTTTGCCTGGCGAAAATGGTTCAGAATTTCATCGAAGAGAACAACGAGAAGCCCAAGTGCGGTAGAAACTTGTGCAGTTGTTTCAATGGAAACAGTTCGGACGGCTGTGATGATGAACATGATTCATTCAAGCCTTCTTCCCCCGTGGATGCGTGCGAAACTCTTAAG AGTCTGGTACCCTCTTTATGCGTTTCGGAGAGAAATCTGTTGGCTGACACTGCTAGAATAATCGAGAAAAACAAGGTATGTAAGCGCAAAGATGGCTTTTGCAGAAAAATCTTGGCAGATAACCTGGTAGCGCTTGGATACGATGCTTCGATCTGCAAATCGAAATGGCCAAAAACACCCTCTTTCCCCGCAG GGGAATACGAGTACGTAGATGTGATAATCGAGTCGGAGAGATTTTTGATCGACATTGATTTCAGATCAGAATTCGAAATTGCAAGATCCACCAAGGCATACAAACTGGTCCTTCAAGTACTGCCCAACATATTTGCAGGAAAGGCCGATCGTCTCGAGAAGATCATCGACACCGTATCTGAATCAGCTAAACAGAGCTTGCACAAAAAGGGCATGCCTTTTCCTCCATGGCGCAAAGCAGATTACGTAAAATCCAAATGGCTTTCTCCTTACACTCGCCATAACTCGAAGAACGATGCTGACAAGAAAGAGGGACTAGTTGAGCAAAAATCAAGTTCTTCTGATAAAATTGAGTTAATCGGTAGTGGTGGTGACGAAAAGAAGAGCGCAACTCCAACGGTGCTGCCGTGGGAGCCGCCGGAGATTAAGCCTAAGATTTTGCACAAAGGAGGTAAGATTGTTGCTGGTCTAGCTTCAATAATTGaagataaatcataa
- the LOC142554594 gene encoding uncharacterized protein LOC142554594, whose protein sequence is MVREEVGDKYFCILVDEARDISKREQIAIILSDTTSMNLKNEISNVLVHHDLHIKKIRAQGYDGASNMRGAWNGLQALFLKDCPYAYYVHCFAHRLQLTLISAAKDRIAELHTAQINEIEYMLSIGERDSGSGANQIGNLQRAGATCWSSHYDSVKSLIDKEIVALEYELIHYKLDVMQNLKISTFVELCQQLTESGRSNVYVIHLVLTLPVSTTTTERAFSAMKHVKTSLRNKWRTTFLPIV, encoded by the exons ATGGTTcgtgaagaagttggagataaATACTTTTGTATTCTTGTTGATGAAGCCCGAGATATATCTAAACGAGAGCAAATAGCCATTATATTGAG TGACACTACCtcaatgaatttgaaaaatGAGATATCAAATGTTCTTGTTCATCATGATCTCCATATTAAGAAAATTAGAGCCCAAGGATATGATGGTGCTAGCAATATGCGTGGAGCGTGGAATGGACTTCAAGcattatttctcaaagattgtcCCTATGCATACTATGTCCACTGTTTTGCACATCGTTTACAACTGACATTGATTTCTGCAGCTAAGGAT CGCATTGCTGAATTACATACTGCACAAATAAATGAAATTGAGTATATGTTGTCAATTGGAGAACGTGATTCTGGAAGTGGTGCAAACCAGATTGGTAATTTGCAACGAGCAGGAGCTACTTGTTGGAGTTCTCACTATGACTCGGTAAAAAGCTTGATAG ataaagaaatTGTTGCTTTGGAGTATGAATTGATACATTATAAACTTGATGTGATGCAAAATTTAAAGATTTCTACATTTGTTGAGTTGTGTCAGCAATTGACTGAGAGTGGACGGTCAAACGTTTACGTTAttcatcttgttttgacattacCAGTGTCTACCACCACTACTGAACGAGCTTTTTCAGCAATGAAGCATGTGAAGACGTCACTTCGCAATAAATGGAGGACGACTTTCTTGCCGATTGTTTGA